A single Leucoraja erinacea ecotype New England unplaced genomic scaffold, Leri_hhj_1 Leri_84S, whole genome shotgun sequence DNA region contains:
- the tmem169b gene encoding transmembrane protein 169 isoform X1 gives MALQVFVIAQAFCVHGTRRIIRSKSISSVTHTHQMPQNNIGMEQATQVTHQGSPHKPAQVAGMFEKDGELTMERKKKRKREPRPESIIIYRTGSEKVEEDKQDPDSATRNTEERTNFLCPPAVEGGWSLPADSRYVTLTGTITRGKKKGQMVDIHVTLTEKELQELAKSKEIPQSEEERKKQPCDVGLYWGPHAVLWGLLCAPVVFLLSFIVSFYYGTITWYNIFLVYNEERTFWHKITICPILIVFYPVLITVISLSISVYTAITQVSWSFAEWWQDVRDMEKGFCGWLAGILGLEDCSPYSIVELLESDNVSGSLSGKAAPAGEQTSAV, from the exons atggctttgcaggtgtttgtaattgctcag GCGTTTTGTGTCCATGGCACACGCAGAATTATCAGAAGCAAAAGCATTTCCAGTGTAACTCATACAcaccaaatgcctcaaaacaacaTTGGCATGGAGCAGGCAACTCAGGTAACACATCAAGGCTCCCCACACAAACCTGCTCAGGTCGCTGGTATGTTTGAGAAGGATGGAGAACTTACCATGGAGcggaaaaaaaagaggaaaagggAGCCAAGGCCGGAGTCGATTATAATCTACCGTACAGGCAGCGAGAAGGTTGAGGAAGACAAACAAGATCCGGATAGTGCAACGAGGAACACTGAAGAAAGGACAAACTTCCTATGTCCTCCAGCTGTAGAAG GTGGCTGGAGCTTGCCTGCTGACAGCAGATATGTCACCCTCACTGGCACCATCACCCGGGGCAAGAAAAAAGGACAGATGGTGGATATCCACGTCACACTAACGGAGAAGGAACTCCAGGAACTGGCCAAGTCTAAGGAGATCCCACAGtcagaggaagaaaggaagaagcaacCATGTGATGTTGGACTGTACTGGGGCCCTCATGCAGTGCTCTGGGGTCTGCTTTGTGCTCCTGTGGTCTTTCTGTTGtctttcattgtttcattttacTATGGGACCATCACCTGGTATAACATTTTCTTGGTCTACAATGAAGAACGCACCTTCTGGCATAAGATCACAATTTGCCCCATTCTAATTGTGTTTTATCCGGTACTAATCACAGTGATCTCACTGTCCATCAGTGTCTACACGGCCATAACACAAGTTTCCTGGTCATTTGCTGAGTGGTGGCAAGACGTGCGGGACATGGAGAAAGGCTTCTGTGGCTGGTTGGCTGGAATACTTGGACTGGAGGATTGCTCCCCGTACAGCATCGTAGAGCTACTGGAGTCTGACAATGTTTCGGGTAGCCTGTCGGGAAAGGCAGCACCAGCCGGAGAGCAAACATCTGCTGTGTAA
- the tmem169b gene encoding transmembrane protein 169 isoform X2, giving the protein MPQNNIGMEQATQVTHQGSPHKPAQVAGMFEKDGELTMERKKKRKREPRPESIIIYRTGSEKVEEDKQDPDSATRNTEERTNFLCPPAVEGGWSLPADSRYVTLTGTITRGKKKGQMVDIHVTLTEKELQELAKSKEIPQSEEERKKQPCDVGLYWGPHAVLWGLLCAPVVFLLSFIVSFYYGTITWYNIFLVYNEERTFWHKITICPILIVFYPVLITVISLSISVYTAITQVSWSFAEWWQDVRDMEKGFCGWLAGILGLEDCSPYSIVELLESDNVSGSLSGKAAPAGEQTSAV; this is encoded by the exons atgcctcaaaacaacaTTGGCATGGAGCAGGCAACTCAGGTAACACATCAAGGCTCCCCACACAAACCTGCTCAGGTCGCTGGTATGTTTGAGAAGGATGGAGAACTTACCATGGAGcggaaaaaaaagaggaaaagggAGCCAAGGCCGGAGTCGATTATAATCTACCGTACAGGCAGCGAGAAGGTTGAGGAAGACAAACAAGATCCGGATAGTGCAACGAGGAACACTGAAGAAAGGACAAACTTCCTATGTCCTCCAGCTGTAGAAG GTGGCTGGAGCTTGCCTGCTGACAGCAGATATGTCACCCTCACTGGCACCATCACCCGGGGCAAGAAAAAAGGACAGATGGTGGATATCCACGTCACACTAACGGAGAAGGAACTCCAGGAACTGGCCAAGTCTAAGGAGATCCCACAGtcagaggaagaaaggaagaagcaacCATGTGATGTTGGACTGTACTGGGGCCCTCATGCAGTGCTCTGGGGTCTGCTTTGTGCTCCTGTGGTCTTTCTGTTGtctttcattgtttcattttacTATGGGACCATCACCTGGTATAACATTTTCTTGGTCTACAATGAAGAACGCACCTTCTGGCATAAGATCACAATTTGCCCCATTCTAATTGTGTTTTATCCGGTACTAATCACAGTGATCTCACTGTCCATCAGTGTCTACACGGCCATAACACAAGTTTCCTGGTCATTTGCTGAGTGGTGGCAAGACGTGCGGGACATGGAGAAAGGCTTCTGTGGCTGGTTGGCTGGAATACTTGGACTGGAGGATTGCTCCCCGTACAGCATCGTAGAGCTACTGGAGTCTGACAATGTTTCGGGTAGCCTGTCGGGAAAGGCAGCACCAGCCGGAGAGCAAACATCTGCTGTGTAA